In Rhinolophus sinicus isolate RSC01 linkage group LG17, ASM3656204v1, whole genome shotgun sequence, one DNA window encodes the following:
- the TAGLN2 gene encoding transgelin-2 produces MANRGPAYGLSREVQQKIEKQYDADLEQILIQWITAQCRRDVGRPQPGRENFQNWLKDGTVLCELINGLYPEGQGPVKKIQASTMAFKQMEQISQFLQAAERYGINTTDIFQTVDLWEGKNMACVQRTLMNLGGLAVARDDGLFSGDPNWFPKKSRENPRNFSDNQLQEGKNVIGLQMGTNRGASQAGMTGYGMPRQIL; encoded by the exons atggccaaCAGGGGACCTGCCTATGGCCTGAGCCGGGAGGTGCAGCAGAAGATTGAGAAACAGTACGATGCGGACCTAGAGCAAATCCTGATCCAGTGGATCACTGCCCAGTGCCGCAGGGATGTGGGCCGGCCCCAGCCGGGGCgtgagaacttccagaactggcTCAAGGATGGCACG GTGCTATGTGAGCTCATTAACGGACTGTACCCTGAGGGGCAGGGCCCAGTGAAGAAGATCCAGGCCTCCACCATGGCCTTCAAGCAGATGGAACAGATTTCTCAGTTCCTACAAGCAGCTGAGCGCTACGGCATCAACACCACTGACATCTTCCAGACTGTGGACCTCTGGGAAG GAAAGAACATGGCCTGTGTGCAGCGGACACTGATGAACCTGGGTGGGCTGGCAGTAGCCCGGGACGATGGGCTTTTCTCTGGGGATCCCAACTGGTTTCCTAA GAAGTCCAGGGAGAACCCTCGGAACTTTTCGGACAACCAGCTGCAAGAGGGCAAGAACGTGATTGGGTTACAGATGGGCACCAACCGCGGGGCATCTCAGGCAGGCATGACCGGCTATGGGATGCCACGTCAGATCCTCTGA